The Oncorhynchus nerka isolate Pitt River linkage group LG3, Oner_Uvic_2.0, whole genome shotgun sequence genome includes the window ctgctTCTAGAGAACAAATCAACCATCTCTGAgactagatacagtatgtactgctTCTAGAGAACAAATCAACCATCTCTGAgactagatacagtatgtactgctTCTAGAGAACAAATCAACCATCTCTGAgactagatacagtatgtactgctTCTAGAGAACAAATCAACCATCTCTGAgactagatacagtatgtactgctTCTAGAGAACAAATCAACCATCTCTGAgactagatacagtatgtactgctTCTAGAGAACAAATCAACCATCTCTGAGGCTTGGTATGGACTGATACTAGAGGACAAATCAACCATCTCTGAGGCTAGGTATGTACTGCTTCTAGAGAACAAATCAACCATCTCTGAGGCTAGGTATGTACTGCTTCTAGAGAACAAATCAACCATCTCTGAGGCTTGGTATGGACTGATACTAGAGGACAAATCAACCATCTCTGAGGCTAGGTATGTACTGCTTCTAGAGAACAAATCAACCATCTCTGAGGCTAGGTATGTACTGCTTCTAGAGAACAAATCAACCATCTCTGAGGCTTGGTATGGACTGATACTAGAGAACAAATCAACCATCTCTGAGGCTTGGTATGGACTGATACTAGAGGACAAATCAACCATCTCTGAGGCTTGGTATGGACTGATACTAGAGAACAAATCAACCATCTCTGAgactagatacagtatgtactgctTCTAGAGAACAAATCAACCATCTCTGAgactagatacagtatgtactgctTCTAGAGAACAAATCAACCATCTCTGAgactagatacagtatgtactgctTCTAGAGAACAAATCAACCATCTCTGAgactagatacagtatgtactgctTCTAGAGAACAAATCAACCATCTCTGAgactagatacagtatgtactgctTCTAGAGAACAAATCAACCATCTCTGAGGCTTGGTATGGACTGATACTAGAGGACAAATCAACCATCTCTGAGGCTAGGTATGTACTGCTTCTAGAGAACAAATCAACCATCTCTGAGGCTAGGTATGTACTGCTTCTAGAGAACAAATCAACCATCTCTGAGGCTTGGTATGGACTGATACTAGAGGACAAATCAACCATCTCTGAGGCTAGGTATGTACTGCTTCTAGAGAACAAATCAACCATCTCTGAGGCTTGGTATGGACTGATACTAGAGAACAAATCAACCATCTCTGAGGCTTGGTATGGACTGATACTAGAGGACAAATCAACCATCTCTGAGGCTAGGTATGTACTGCTTCTAGAGAACAAATCAACCATCTCTGAGGCTTGGTATGGACTGATACTAGAGGACAAATCAACCATCTCTGAGGCTAGGTATGTACTGCTTCTAGAGAACAAATCAACCATCTCTGAGGCTAGGTATGTACTGCTTCTAGAGAACAAATCAACCATCTCTGAGGCTAGGTATGTACTGCTTCTAGAGAACAAATCAACCATCTCTGAGGCTAGGTATGTACTGCTTCTAGAGAACAAATCAACCATCTCTGAGGCTAGGTATGTACTGATTCTAGAGAACAAATCAACCATCTCTGAGGCTTGGTATGGACTGATACTAGAGGACAAATCAACCATCTCTGAGGCTAGGTATGTACTGCTTCTAGAGAACAAATCAACCATCTCTGAGGCTAGGTATGTACTGCTTCTAGAGAACAAATCAACCATCTCTGAGGCTAGGTATGTACTGCTTCTAGAGAACAAATCAACCATCTCTGAGGCTATATATGTACTGCTTCTAGAGAACAAATCAACCATCTCTGAGGCTAGGTATGCCCTGCTTCTAGAGGACAAATCAACCATCTCTGAGGCTAGATATGAACTGATTCTAGAGGACAAATCAACCATCTCTGAGGCTAGATATGTACTGCTTCTAGAGGACAAATCAACCATCTCTGAGGCTAGGTATGCCCTGCTTCTAGAGGACAAATCAACCATCTCTGAGGCTAGATATGAACTGATTCTAGAGGACAAATCAACCATCTCTGAGGCTAGATATGAACTGATTCTAGAGGACAAATCAACCATCTCTGAGGCTTGGTATGGACTGATACTAGAGGATGTACTATGTATGGACTGATTCTAGAGGACAAATCAACCATCTCTGAGGCTAGATATGAACTGATACTAGAGGATGTACTATATATGAACTGATTCTAGAGCAGTGACTGCAGGACCCAGATAACCACCTCCATTCCAAAGAGGTTTGGGGGAAAATAAAACCTCTCAGCGTGTTCCTGTTATTAGACAGATGATCTTGCCAGAGCAGCATCTTCATCTAAtatgatttctctctctccctctcaacctttcattctctctgtcaACCTCCCTCGGTCTCTCAGCCTCCCTCGGTCTCGCTCCCTCTCAacctttcattctctctgtcaACCTCCCTCGGTCTCTCAGCCTCCCTCGGTCTCGCTCCCTCTCAACCTTtcgctcattctctctgtctccatccctcggtctctctgcctccctcggTCTCGCTCCCTCTCAACCTTtcgctcattctctctgtctcgatccctcggtctctctgcctccctcggTCTCGCTCCCTCTCAACCTTtcgctcattctctctgtctcgatccctcggtctctctgcctccctcggTCTCGCTCCCTCTCAACCTTtcgctcattctctctgtctccatccctcggtctctctgcctccctcggtctcgctccctctcaacctttcattctctctgtctccatccctcggTCTCGCTCCCTCTCAACCTTTcgcttattctctctgtctccatccctcggtctctctgcctccctcggTCTCGCTCCCTCTCAACCTTtcgctcattctctctgtctccatccctcggtctctctgcctccctcggTCTTggtccctctcccatctctcttcgcctccctcggtctctcaccctccatctgtctctgtccctcctccactACCCTGTCTGTACCACAGTGAACACAGTCaacctccctcggtctctctccctctccctcctccactaccCTGTCTGTACCACAGTGAACACTCTGTCaacctccctcggtctctctcccactccctcctccACTACCCTGTCTGTACCACAGTGAACACTGTCAACCTCCCtcggtctctccccctctccctcctccactaccCTGTCTGTACCACAGTGAACACAGTGaacctccctcggtctctctccccctctccctcttccactaCCCTGTCTGTACCACAGTGAACACAGTCAACCTCCctcggtgtctctctccctcttcctcctccactcatctGTCTGTACCACAGTGAACACAGTCaacctccctcagtctctctccctctccctcctccattacCCTGTCTGTACCACAGTGAACACAGTcaacctccctctgtctctctccctctcccttctccactaCCCTGTCTGTACCACAGTGAACACAGTCaacctccctcagtctctctccctctccctcctccactaccCTGTCTGTACCACAGTGAACACAGTCaacctccctcagtctctctccctctccctcctccactaccCTGTCTGTACCACAGTGAACAAAGTCaacctccctcggtctctctctccctcttcctcctccactcatctGTCTGTAAAGCAGTGACCACTGTCaacctccctcggtctctctccccctcttcctcgaCCCTGTCTGTATAGCAGTGAACACTATTTCTCCCTGCTTGCTCCTGTGCTCTGCCTGGACAGGATCAAGAGGTAATGGGTGTAGCTACATGACCCACAGATTAGGACAGATTTATTCCAGCATCGCTGGCCGTGTCCTGGGCCAAAGGATCGCCGTCGCCCCCAAGAGTGCTGTCCTCGAGATCGACGACGAGGGGAACGAGAAGGAATCCGCCAGCAGGGGAGCCGTGCACGCTGTAGGTTACACAGAGAACAGACTCCCCTTTAAACATATTCCCGCTCTACACCACAGTCCTCTAGCCTCACTCTGAAGACCTGTTCCgtcctcacatacacacaccgttTCTCTCATCCATATGTATTACAGCACAGCTCTACACTGAACAACTACATGGGAACGGGGTTGTTGTGTCTCAGACTTGACACTGAAAGGAGATTTAATGGCGGCCGTGTTCATGGCAAAACCTTTATAAGATGATACCATAATGTGTGTTTTTCCCCCCAAAGCTGAATCTGAGTTAGACATGTGGGAGAAGTTCATGGGGTAGCCCATAAATCAGTGTAGCTTAGTCCCATAGCTACCCATAAAGGCCTGTAATACACCCATCCCTATCGAGTCGCGGCTTGTCTCAGTCTCAGTCAGAGCCCATCCCAATATCCATCGTCTCCAGTCCCCATCGTTTCCAGTATCCATCGTCTCCAGTATCCATCGTCTCCAGTCCCCATCGTCTCCAGTCCCCTTAGTTTCCAGTCCTCATCGTCTCCAGTCCCCATCGTCTCCAGTCCCCACAGTCTCCAGTCCTCATCGTTTCCAGTCCCCATCGTCTCCAGTCCTCATCGTCTCCAGTCCACATCGTCTCCAGTATACATCGTCTCCAGTCCCCATCGTCTCCAGTCCCCATCGTCTCCAGTCCCCATCGTCTCCAGTCCCCATCGTCTCCAGTCCCCATCGTCTCCAGTCCCCATCGTCTCCAGTCCCCATCGTCTCCAGTCCCCATCGTCTCCAGTCCCCATCGTCTCCAGTCCCCTTAGTTTCCAGTCCTCATCGTCTCCAGTCCCCATCGTCTCCAGTCCCCTTAGTTTCCAGTCCTCATCGTCTCCAGTCCCCATCGTCTCCAGTATCCATCGTCTCCAGTCCCCATCGTCTCCAGTCCCCTTAGTTTCCAGTCCTCATCGTCTCCAGTCCCCATCGTCTCCAGTCCCCACAGTCTCCAGTCCTCATCGTTTCCAGTCCCCATCGTCTCCAGTCCTCATCGTCTCCAGTCCACATCGTCTCCAGTATACATCGTCTCCAGTCCCCATCGTCTCCAGTCCCCATCGTCTCCAGTCCTCATCGTCTCCAGTCCCCATCGTCTCCAGTCCCCATCGTCTCCAGTCCCCATCGTCTCCAGTCCCCATCGTCTCCAGTCCCCATTGTCTCCAGTCCCCATCGTCTCCAGTATCCATCGTCTCCAGTCCCCATCGTCTCCAGTCCCCATTGTCTCCAGTCCCCATCGTCTCCAGTCCACATCGTCTCCAGTCCACATCGTCTCCAGTCCACATCGTCTCCAGTCCTCATCGTCTCCAGTCCACATCGTCTCCAGTATCCATCGTCTCCAGTATCCATCGTCTCCAGTCCCCGTAGTCTCCAGTCCCCTTAGTCTCCAGTCCCCATCGTCTCCAGTCCACATCGTCTCCAGTCCCCTTAGTCTCCAGTCCCCTTAGTATCCAGTCTCCTTAGTATCCAGTCTCCTTAGTCTCCAGTCCCCATAGTCGCCAATATCCTTAGTCTCCAGTCCCCATCGTCTCCAGTCCCCATCGTCTCCAGTCCCCGTCCTCCCCAGTATCCTTAGTCTCCAGTCCCCACAGTCTCCAGTCCCCACAGTCTCCAGTCCCCATTGTCTCCAGTCCCCACAGTCTCCAGTCCCCACAGTCTCCAGTCCCCACAGTCTCCATAATATTTCCAGTGTCTCCAGTCCCAGTAATAACTCCGtcatatctctctgtccctctgacaTTCACCAACACTGTCATCCCCGATTGTTAAGACATCCCATAGCAAGCCTCTCTGAAGGTAGCCCTAGCTAACAGACTCTGTTCCACTCACTCCCACCGCCGCCCTCTCCCTCATGTTGTTATCAGCTGATGTGAGTGAGCttggctggggagagaggggaagagacactGGGTAACATGATTTAGGTTCACACACTCTGTCTGAAGGCTCCCAGGACCCCATGCAAGGCAACAGATGGTAAACTATGTGTGACTCAGCCACTGGCTGGTGATCCATGGGGCTCTACTGCCATCTGCTGGTAGGGGCCCCTAGTGGAGGACTGTGAAATGATATTCAAACACCAGTAACTGAAAAACGGTGCTAATGAGTCAAATAAAGACACTTAGTTTACTTGACCTCTAGGCTACATGGTGTACACTGAAAATATATTGTAATGTTGGCTGTATCAGTAAAACTCTATGTAACACCAGGTAACTTTCAACTCATCCCAACAGGACAATGGCTCCAGAATTACACTTGTTTAAAAGAACATAATTTAATATAAAAAGTAGATAAATGCCCAAACATTATAGTAAACAAAGAAATTGTTGGATGTGGTGCTAGTCAGTGGCAAGTCTTCCCAGATCCCACTAACTGTGCCAGGGATATTTCTGACAACAGAACTGACATAAACCTATTCATCACTTCTGTGGAGAAGAAAATGTCTCCTCATACAAAAGGACGATGAAAAATTTGATGAAATTCTAAGATGGATTATGAAGGTATAAAATGCATAACAAATGAACCATGCAGGGAGCTTCAGGACTGCCAGACCTGCTCAATTAATCACTGCCTTAACCAGGCAGCGGGCAGCGTCTAGTTGGGTCTGAAAcccgcagagacagagagacagagagagagagacagagagagagagacagagagagagagagacagagagagagacaaagagagagagagagacagagagagagacagagagagagacagagagagagagagagacagagagagagagagacagagagagagacagagagagagagagagagagagaaaaagagagacagacagagagagagacagagagagagacagagagagagacagagagagagagagagagagagagagagagagagagagagacagagagacagagagagagagagagggagacagagaggagacagagagagacagagagagagagagagagagagagagagagagagacagagagagacagagggagagagagagagagagagagagagagacagagagagagagagagagagagagagagagagagagagagagagagagagagagagagagagagagagagagagagagagagagagagagagagagagagagagagagagagagagagagagacagagagacagagagagagagagagagagagagagagagagagagagagagagagacagagagggaggagagagagagagagagagagagagagacagagagagagagagagagagagagagagagagagagagagagagagagagagaga containing:
- the LOC135563047 gene encoding uncharacterized protein LOC135563047, producing MTHRLGQIYSSIAGRVLGQRIAVAPKSAVLEIDDEGNEKESASRGAVHAYPSSPVPIVSSPLSFQSSSSPVPIVSSPHSLQSSSFPVPIVSSPHRLQSTSSPVYIVSSPHRLQSPSSPVPIVSSPHRLQSPSSPVPIVSSPHRLQSPSSPVPIVSSPLSFQSSSSPVPIVSSPLSFQSSSSPVPIVSSIHRLQSPSSPVPLVSSPHRLQSPSSPVPTVSSPHRFQSPSSPVLIVSSPHRLQYTSSPVPIVSSPHRLQSSSSPVPIVSSPHRLQSPSSPVPIVSSPHCLQSPSSPVSIVSSPHRLQSPLSPVPIVSSPHRLQSTSSPVHIVSSPHRLQSTSSPVSIVSSIHRLQSP